The Phacochoerus africanus isolate WHEZ1 chromosome 9, ROS_Pafr_v1, whole genome shotgun sequence genomic sequence TTCGGGGTTTATACATAACAGCTGCGGCTCTGAGAGCGGTTACCCCCTGGCAAAGGGGCAGGTACCAGCAAGCCTAGGAAGTCATTTGGGAAGGGTGTTTGGTTCTGCGCCCCCGAGActaaggggaaactgaggctcttgGAGGAGGTGAAGGTTTGGCGTGAGGCTGTACAGGTGGAGGGACATCAGGTTTGGCGTGAGGTAGAGGTTACCGGCTGCCCTTTTGCTCCCAGGCTCACCCTCCTTCCTTGCTCGGCAGGCTCCTCGCGGCCTCTCGCGGACCTTGGGCTCTTCGGGAAATGTCGTCCTCCAACCCTGAAGCTGGCGAAGGGCAGATCCACCTTACCGACAGCTGCGTCCAGGTAAGAGGCCGGACACGGGGCGCCCGTGGCTGGCGAGGGCTGGGAGTAGGGGTACTTTCTCTTGGCTTACCCGTCTCTCTCCCCTTGCCTGGAATTCTTGACCTCCCTTCCTGCATTTCAGAGGCTTCTGGAAATCACCGAAGAGTCAGAATTCCTCaggctggaggtggagggaggtggaTGCTCCGGGTTCCAATACAAATTTTCACTGGATACAGTTATCAACCCCGACGACAGGCAAGGAGAAAGGGGTGGGTTCTCAGAGAACGTGTGGGAGGGATAAAAGTGCCTTCAGCTTAAGGTGCCCTTTTATTCCaagtttattaattattattatttttgctttttaaaaagggccgcacccgctgcatagggaggttcccaggctagggatcgaatcagagctgcagctgctggcctacaccacagccacagcaacgcaggatcccagtcCTGTCTGCGACCTTggcaccacagcacacagcaacaccagattcttaacctactgagcgaggccagggatcgaaccctcaccttcatggttccaagttggagtcgtttttgctgtgccatgatgggaactccttttattacAAATTTAAGAGGTTTGCCGAGGGTCCTGAACACCACCCTTCTCACAGAGTGGGGGTACAGTGAAGATTTGTTGTCTTGATTCAAAATAACGAAGTCATAGGAGGAAAGCTGGCCTGTCTAGGTCCATAGCATAGTTGGTAGAGAGTCAGACTGGTTTAGATTCCAGGCCCTAAATCTCTACACGCTTCCTAGGAGTCATTCTAGTGAACCCTTTTGCCTCAGAGAAAACCAGCACCTGTCAAAGGTAACAGGAAATCTTCCTCTgtatttcagaaaacagaagatGTGCACCTCTGGGCTCAGAGGGTGTTATGTTTTTGGTGTTTGCAATATTCATTAATGCCTTCCTCCTGTCTTTTCAGGGTATTTGAACAGGGTGGGGCAAGAGTGGTGGTTGATTCTGATAGCTTGGCCTTCGTGAAAGGGGCCCAGGTGGACTTCAGTCAAGAACTGATCCGAAGCTCATTTCAAGTGTTGAACAATCCTCAAGCGCAGCAAGGCTGTTCCTGTGGGTCATCCTTCTCTGTCAAACTTTGACGTGATAGCAGGTGACCCAGAGATTGCTCTCATTTGTACCAATTTGAAGAACCTGGGATTTGAAGAATTCTAGAGGTTTCCTTCCAATCatgttcttttttccattttatttctctcagtcCAGGAGTGCCGTATTTTGCCActatttattttcagaatatgAAGCTTTTAGTCTTGATTTAATTTCACCTATACAGTTGTAAGGCCAAGCCTCTAGATGCTGAGACTTATTAACTGGTTGAAACCCAGTATAATCTGTAGAGCCTCCAGGGTTCCAGAATTTGGAGTTACTTCTCTGGCCTTCAGAgctgtttgtatatatgtgtataattatgtataaaagcttcattttaaagaaagtcCTGATTTACTTGTTTTATGGATCAGGGTCACAGATTGGGTAGCTTTTGAACACTGATTACTAGACCAGAGAGGATGAGAAAGGCaaatgaaatgttctttttttcatctcaCCCTTCCTGAGTGTGCTAGTTGACTTACCCTTATTTTCTCTGCAGCCCATTATCCACTTCCCACTTGTTACAGCAAACATGTTTTCCTCTCATACTCATGAATCTGCCAGATTCACAAAACCAATAGCTCCATCACCCAGAAAACTTGGACCTGAATCTGATACTTGAATCATTTGAGAAATAGCCTCAATATTCCATATTCACACAGACATTTCAAGATTCTGTGAGCATTTAATGATTTAATCTGTTTAGGGTATGTTGCTCCCCTTACCTTATAGTGTAAAATGCCTATGGTCTCACCGCATAGCAAGTTGTTGATAGAGATGATAGAtacttggggattttttttttttttttttaagtttggactaccagataaaatacaggatgcccatttaattttttttttttttagggcctcacccgtggcatatggaggttcctaggcaagggtcaaattggagctatagctgctggccacagccacagcaactcgggatccgagccacatctgcaacctacactgcagcacatAGCAATgacagagccttaacccactgagcgaggtcagggatcgaacctgcatcctcatggatactagtcgggttcgttactgctcagccacagcaggaacttcccacttaaatgtgaatttcagatatacagcaaataatttttagtatgAGTGTGTCCcagtgaaaactaaaaaatatttgctgtttatctgaaattcatatttaacagggtatctattttcattttcttaacttgGTAACTTTAGAGTCACTGAAAGAAGAGCTTTTTAGCCACAAATTCCAATGAATTTTAAGGTACTTGTTTAGGTATAGCACTTAAATAGGCTAAAGCGCTAGAAATAGTCCTGGTGTATATGTGACAGTGCTTGGAGCAGCCAGCACGCACGGACAGACagctaaaaaaagataaaaccaccaccaccatgacATGATTAATGAATGCTGATGTTGGGGAAGCCACAACCAAGTTGATTCTGCAAGAATTCTTGGTTTCTTTCCTCAAGAGCCTGAAAGGTTCTATCAGCAAGTCTTGCATTTCTGGACTAGCTTGAAACATTTCTAGACTGGATTGGAATTAAGGGGGTTCAGTGTAAGAATTCACCATTGAGAACACAGAAATACAGAGTTTTGAGACAATGTATCTGAGATAGAACCTTACATACTTACATTTTCAACATGGGAAAACCtaagatttagagaaaaaaatcccatggTGTGTGCAGCGTgtacaaaaaggaaagaaggggatgCTCAGAAACAGCAAGGGGTTTTTTAAGCAGATTTCCATGGAAGGAGGCAGAAAGCAGCATATGGTGGAAGTGTCTGTGTGACTTTACTGAGCCATTGAAAGTTGCTGCCAACACCTGCTCAGAGTGAGTCCTTTCATCTtccttaaaaagatttttttgttgttgtgtatGAAGTGTTAAACCTGTTCTTCCGggatatttttgtgtttatttttttaattgatttggaGATTTTAGCACAAACGTAATAGTTTTAGTGGCCCAATAAACATTAAATTCCAGTGGTCAATTAGGCAGGAGGAGGGCCTCCTCAAACGCCTATGTATAAGGACCTCCTATTAATGGAAGAATTAGACGCTTGTGTTTAGAAAGGGTGGCTTTGGGAAAAATCATCTTACTTCATCAGACTGAGAAAGCTTCATAGGGAAACCTGAGGTGGTGACAAGAGGTCTCTGTTGGAGGAAGGTGCTGTAGAAGTTTCAGGAACACAGGGCATAGGGGGATCATAGCACCAAGGGGACAGCGGGCAATTGGCTTGGAATAAACAGGAGCTGTGGTAAAATAGGCTTAGGATCTTCTGCAGGCCTTTCTGACCAGGGCCTTTTCCCTGGCGGGCCATGAAAGCCAGCAGACCTTTTCACAAAGTTTCCTCACTGCATTTCATTTAGGAAAACATTATATTCTTCCTATATCaattagaggatttttttttttttggcctctccatTGCTTTGAGGAGAAGTTAGCAAGATGCTACTTACTGCAGACTtggttttatttaactttataagcTAGTGACTGCCTGGGGCAGCCAGCCCCACCTTGGCTGTAGCCAGACTTAATTGTGCAAGACCTGAAGGCACAGGAGCCCTCCCTCTGCTTTATGTTGTGAATCTTTATGTTATTGCTCAAAAGCGGGGGCCTCTTGGTCAACATCCAGAGCTTTCCTTGTGGAATCATGTTCTTCAGGCACGTGATTGGTAGTGACCAGTGGAATATAAACTATAGGTGTCACACCCGCCCTTAGTTTCTTTGTGCGGGAATGTGACCTCTTCCAAGGAATTAGGAGAAAAGAGGTTGAGAAGTGAGAGAGGAAAGGACCCCTAAAGTGGGTGTCCTGCCTCTGTCTTCTGGGAATTGAGCCCCATTCTTTTGGTCTTGTTACAAAGCGTGAGCAGTGACACTCGGCAGGAGTGTCCTCTGCAGAGAGGCGGGCCCGGCTGATCATCACGGTGTGGCCCTCCTGGGAACGCTGGCCCTGGACTGAGAC encodes the following:
- the ISCA2 gene encoding iron-sulfur cluster assembly 2 homolog, mitochondrial, yielding MAAVRGLYITAAALRAVTPWQRGRLLAASRGPWALREMSSSNPEAGEGQIHLTDSCVQRLLEITEESEFLRLEVEGGGCSGFQYKFSLDTVINPDDRVFEQGGARVVVDSDSLAFVKGAQVDFSQELIRSSFQVLNNPQAQQGCSCGSSFSVKL